In one Effusibacillus pohliae DSM 22757 genomic region, the following are encoded:
- a CDS encoding NAD(P)/FAD-dependent oxidoreductase: MAKILILGAGYGGMAAAVKMQKAKIPFTIINKHSYHYFTTLLHEPAGGRNDFEPYYVQISEVLNGPEATIIKDEIQAVKPQEKKVIGKNGEYTYDYLIFALGNAPEFFGIPGLKEHSLLLRSLETAKEIRSHIENNFAAYAVDKDPSRLRIVVGGAGLTGVELCGELADYLPHLAHRYRIPESKIELINLEAAPTILPMLDKRLQETALDVLTRKGVQVRTNEKIVRVGENEVELATGEKIEARTIIWTGGVRANPLLAEAGFDCDPRGRAKVNEFLQSVDYPDVFVIGDSACFIGEDGRPLPPTAQLAGQMGDHVVDNLKALMNGQPMKKFVFHYMGTLASIGSEVGVGNIKGFKTKGVTATILKEASKAKWLINLGGLSLLAKKNKQFTRSY, translated from the coding sequence ATGGCAAAAATTTTGATCCTGGGGGCCGGATACGGGGGCATGGCGGCGGCGGTGAAGATGCAGAAAGCGAAGATCCCCTTCACCATCATCAACAAGCACTCCTACCATTATTTTACCACTCTGCTGCATGAACCGGCCGGCGGCCGCAACGATTTTGAACCTTATTATGTGCAGATTTCCGAAGTGCTGAACGGGCCGGAAGCGACCATCATCAAGGATGAGATCCAGGCGGTGAAGCCGCAGGAAAAAAAGGTGATCGGCAAAAACGGTGAATATACGTATGATTACCTGATTTTCGCGCTGGGCAACGCGCCCGAGTTTTTCGGCATTCCGGGACTGAAAGAGCACAGCTTGCTGCTGCGCAGCCTGGAAACCGCGAAGGAAATCCGCTCGCATATCGAAAACAATTTTGCCGCTTATGCGGTCGATAAAGATCCGTCCCGGCTGCGGATCGTCGTCGGCGGTGCAGGCTTGACCGGGGTCGAGCTGTGCGGCGAACTGGCCGACTACCTGCCGCATTTGGCGCACCGTTATCGGATTCCGGAATCGAAAATCGAACTGATCAATCTTGAGGCGGCGCCGACCATTCTGCCGATGCTCGACAAGCGTCTGCAGGAAACTGCACTCGATGTGTTGACCCGCAAGGGTGTGCAGGTGCGCACCAACGAAAAAATCGTGCGCGTTGGAGAAAACGAAGTGGAACTGGCGACCGGCGAGAAAATCGAGGCGAGAACGATCATCTGGACGGGCGGCGTGCGCGCCAATCCGCTGCTGGCGGAAGCCGGTTTTGACTGCGATCCGCGCGGCCGCGCGAAGGTCAACGAGTTCCTGCAGTCGGTCGACTATCCGGACGTGTTCGTGATCGGTGACTCCGCTTGCTTCATCGGCGAAGACGGCCGTCCGTTGCCGCCGACAGCACAGTTGGCAGGACAGATGGGCGACCATGTGGTCGACAACCTGAAAGCGCTGATGAACGGCCAGCCGATGAAAAAATTCGTCTTCCACTACATGGGAACCTTGGCGTCGATCGGCTCCGAAGTGGGCGTCGGCAACATCAAGGGCTTCAAGACCAAAGGCGTCACCGCCACCATTTTGAAGGAAGCGTCGAAAGCCAAGTGGCTGATCAACCTCGGCGGACTGAGCCTGTTGGCGAAGAAAAACAAACAGTTCACAAGATCATACTAA
- the holA gene encoding DNA polymerase III subunit delta produces the protein MSYRELMIEIKKGVIHPVYLLYGTEQLLIREVVEALDQAINPGDELNMLRFDCDDTPIQTAVREADTLPFLSDKRLVIVHNATLFTGAKPSRNDHDPDALLRYLENPAPTSTLVLTVYAEKLDERKKLTKAAYKNGKVAGFFPLKEAELREWIQAQCRKHQVLITPDAVSRLLLTCGSNLMFLATELEKLSLYVGANGTIDEDVVNRLASRTLEQDIFVFVDEVVRLRTERALRLMDDLIKNKQAPVYLLFMIARQLRIMLQVKIQIARGLSPQQIASLIGVHPYACKVAGEQAKRFSRPELERLLAELAEIDYKIKTGQLTDRQALEMFLLTMPRKVKATVSG, from the coding sequence ATGTCCTACCGCGAACTGATGATAGAAATCAAAAAAGGCGTTATCCATCCGGTGTATCTGTTGTACGGAACGGAGCAACTGCTGATCCGGGAAGTGGTGGAAGCGCTCGATCAGGCGATCAATCCGGGCGACGAATTGAACATGCTGCGCTTCGATTGTGACGACACGCCGATCCAGACGGCCGTACGGGAAGCGGATACGCTGCCGTTTTTAAGCGACAAGCGGCTGGTGATCGTGCACAACGCCACCCTGTTTACAGGCGCCAAACCATCCCGCAATGACCACGATCCGGACGCATTGCTGCGGTATCTGGAAAATCCGGCTCCCACTTCGACGCTGGTGCTGACCGTATACGCGGAGAAGCTGGACGAGCGGAAGAAGCTCACGAAAGCGGCGTATAAGAACGGGAAAGTGGCGGGCTTTTTTCCCTTGAAAGAGGCCGAACTGCGCGAATGGATTCAGGCGCAATGCCGCAAGCATCAGGTTTTGATCACGCCGGACGCCGTTTCCCGGTTATTGTTGACGTGCGGCTCGAACCTGATGTTTCTTGCCACGGAACTGGAGAAGCTGTCCCTGTACGTGGGGGCAAACGGAACGATCGACGAGGACGTCGTCAATCGATTGGCATCGCGCACGCTGGAGCAGGACATTTTTGTGTTTGTGGATGAAGTCGTTCGTCTGCGGACCGAGCGAGCGCTGCGTTTGATGGACGATTTGATCAAAAACAAACAGGCGCCCGTCTACCTTCTCTTTATGATCGCCCGTCAGTTGCGCATCATGCTGCAGGTGAAGATCCAGATCGCGCGAGGGCTGTCGCCGCAACAGATCGCCTCCCTGATCGGCGTCCATCCGTATGCCTGCAAAGTGGCGGGTGAGCAGGCAAAACGTTTTTCGCGACCGGAATTGGAACGGCTGTTGGCGGAACTGGCGGAAATCGACTACAAAATCAAGACTGGCCAACTCACAGACAGGCAGGCGTTGGAGATGTTTTTGCTGACGATGCCGCGTAAAGTGAAAGCAACCGTTTCGGGGTAG
- a CDS encoding alpha/beta-type small acid-soluble spore protein gives MARRRNRLLVPEAKEALDCLKCQVIQENTADPNVSCTVNPNDAKYTVAKQVGVPLAKGDNGELTARQAGKVGGRLGGSMVRRLVELAQQQLSEQGQS, from the coding sequence GTGGCCCGGAGACGCAACCGGTTGCTGGTTCCGGAAGCGAAAGAGGCACTGGATTGCTTGAAGTGCCAAGTCATTCAGGAAAATACGGCGGATCCCAACGTGTCTTGTACAGTCAATCCGAATGACGCGAAATATACGGTAGCCAAACAAGTGGGAGTACCGCTTGCGAAAGGAGACAACGGGGAATTGACGGCCCGCCAGGCCGGTAAAGTCGGCGGCCGGTTAGGCGGTTCGATGGTGCGGCGGCTGGTGGAACTGGCCCAGCAACAATTGAGCGAGCAGGGTCAAAGTTAG
- the rpsT gene encoding 30S ribosomal protein S20 — MPNIKSAIKRVKITRTRTLRNAAAKSALRTAIKKFEVALTNNDLEAAKDLLKKATRSLDKAVTKGIIHKNTAARKKSRLTKKFNKLGA; from the coding sequence GTGCCGAACATCAAATCTGCGATCAAACGGGTGAAGATTACCCGGACTCGTACCCTTCGCAACGCCGCGGCGAAATCCGCCCTTCGTACAGCGATCAAAAAATTCGAAGTTGCGCTGACCAACAACGATCTGGAAGCTGCAAAAGATCTGCTTAAGAAGGCTACTCGTTCGCTCGACAAAGCGGTGACCAAAGGCATTATCCATAAGAACACCGCTGCCCGCAAAAAATCCCGTTTGACGAAAAAATTCAACAAACTGGGCGCATAA